The Shinella zoogloeoides genome contains the following window.
CCGGAAAGGCCGAGGCGCGCGGCCACTTTCTCGATGGCGATGCGCGTGGCGACGAGACCGAACGGATTGACCTCGATCGGCAGCTTGAAGGCGCCGAGCGTCTCGACCACTTTCGTCTCGTCGGCAATCACGATCATGCGCTGCGAGGCGCCCGCGACGATCTTCTCGCGCAGCAGCGCGCCGCCGCCGCCCTTGATGAGACGCAGCTTGCCGTCCACCTCATCGGCGCCGTCGATGGTCAGGTCCAGTTCCGGCAGTTCGTCGAGCGACTTCAGCGGCACGCCGAGTTCGACGCAGAGCCGCGCCGTGCGCTCGGAGGTCGGAACGCCCTCGACCCGAAGGCCGCCGGCCACCTTTTCCGCCAGAAGCCGTACGAATTCCTCGGCGGTCGAGCCGGTGCCGATGCCGAGGCGCATGCCGTCTTCCACATGGGTGAGCGCGGCCTCGGCGGCCTTGATCTTCATTTCCCGGGCGTCCATGCCCCAAAACTCCCTGAATGATTGCAGCCGGCGCGCGAAGCAGCCGGAATTCCGGTGAGACACTTACACGCCCTGAAAGGCAAACGAAAGCCCAAAAGCCGCATCCCCGGGGACCGACAAGCCGATTGCAAATGCCGCCGGCATGGCATACCGAAGGGGTCCTCCCTTCCCCTCTCCCCGCAAGGTTCCCCATGTCCGCTTCTCTCGTTGTCTTCGATCTCGACGGTACGCTCATCGATACGGCGCACGATCTCGTGGCGAGCCTCAACCACACGATCGGCATCGAAGGCCTCGAGCCGGTCGGCTTCGGCGACCTCACCTATCTGGTCGGCCATGGCGGCCTCGTGATGATCAAGCGAGCCTTCTCGCTGCGCGGCCGGGAGATTTCCGACGAAGACCTGCAGCGCATGCTCGGCGTCTTCGTGGAGCATTATTCGAAGGCGATGCCGGGCGTATCGACACCCTATCCGGGCCTCACCGACGCCATGGACCGCCTGTCCGGCGCGGGCTACCGGCTCGCCGTCTGCACGAACAAGCTGGAAGGCCTCGCCCGCCGCCTTCTCGACGGCCTCGGCCTCACCGCGCGCTTTTCGGCCATCACCGGCGGCGACACATTCGCCGTGCGCAAGCCGGATGCCGAGCACCTGCTCGGCACCGTGCGCCTGGCCGAAGCCGATCCGGCGCGCACCGTCATGATCGGCGACAGCCTTAACGACATGCTCGTCGCCCGCAATGCCGGCATACCGTCGATCGGTGTGCCCTTCGGCTATTCCGACGTCCCGGTCGCCGATCTCGAGCCGAGCCACGTCATCGCCCATTTCGACGAGCTGACACCCGACCTCGTGGAACGCCTCATCGCCCGCTGAAATGCAAAAGGGCGCGCCTCCCGGGAGGCGCGCCCTTTCTTCTTCAGGTCACTGTCGGCTCAGCCCTGCGCCTGCCGCGCCGCGCGCGTGGCGTCGAACGCCTTGCGCATGTAGTCGTCGCGGCCATAGACGTCGTCGAAATACTCGACCGCGCCGTCCTTGTTCGGCCATGCCGTGAAATAGGTGATGTAGATCGGGATATCGGCCTTCACGGGCAGCGCCCTGTTGCCGCCGGCCGCGATCTCCTTGCCGACATCCGCCTCGCTGATGCCCAGCACCGCCGCCGCCATCTTGCGCGGCTCGGCAAGGCGCACGCAGCCATGGCTCAGCGCCCGCATGTCCTTCTTGAAGAAGCTCTTCGAAGGCGTGTCGTGCATGTAGATGGCGTGCGAATTGGGGAAGAGGATCTTCAATTCGCCCAGCGCATTGTCGCCGCTCGGCGGCTGGCGCACGGAAACGCCCGCCGTGGAGCCGTGCCAGTTGACCGAGGAGGACGGCACCGCCCGCCCGCCGACAGCCACTTCATAGCCCATGCGGTCGAGATAGGACGGGTCGTTACGCAGCTTCGGCAGCATCTCGTTGATGATGATCGACTGCGGCACGCCCCAATACGGGTTGACCTCGACGGTCTGCACGCGGTCCTCGAAGAAATAGGTCTGGTTCGACTTGGAGCCGACGACCGTGCGCATCGAGAATTTCTCGCGCCCGTCCTCATGGTAATAGACCATGAAGGCTGGCTGGTTGATGAAGACGTGGCGCGCGCCGAGATCGACCGGCAGCCAGCGCGCCTGTTCCAGCGCCACTTCGAGCTTGGCGACCTTGTCGGCAACGGAATCGCCGCCGACCAGCTTGCGGATCGAGGCCTTGCCGACGACGCCGTCCGGCTTCAGGCCGTTCTCTTTCTGGAAGGCCTCGACGAGGGCGACCAGCTCGGGCGTATATTCCGGCGTGCCCTTGTAGGTGGCGATGGCCACCGAATGATCGGTCTTCAGCGCATCCGAACCATGCTTGACGACACCCTTGACGATGTTGGCGAGTTCCGGGTTGCTCTCGCCGGGCTTGAGCAGCGTGCCCTCGGCAATGACCACGCGATCGTCGCCGCCGGTCTCGGCCCGCCGCTTCGCAAGCTCGGCCTTCAGCAGGCGGAAATCGTCGTTCAACGGCGAACGGCTTTCCAGATAGTTCCGGATGTTGCCGCTGAGCACGACGTTCTTCAGCGCTCCGACGAGGTTGACGTCCTTGCGCTTGAAATCGTGATAGCCGGAAATCCGGTTCGGATCGATGCGGCCGCGAACCGCGTCCTGGATATAGGTCGCAACGGCGGAGGACAGGGCGACCTCGAAGGTGGCCAGTTCGCTGTAGCGCTTGTTCATGTCGGCGCTGTCGAAGCTGTCCGACGGAATCTGCACCGCATAGTCCCACGGATCGAGGCCGACGGATGCGGCATCGGCGAGCACCGCGATGGCGGTCTTCGCCTTCTCGCTGATGCCCGTGCCGTCGATCCAGACGAGCTTCTTGTAATCGCCGTAGAACGTCTCGACCGCCTTGGCGGCGTCCGGCGTAGTACGCACCTCCACCGTGGCGAAAGCGGCGCGGATGCCGGCATCGCCCGCCGGCGCGACATCGGTGGAAATCGAGCTGGTCACGACAGGATCGGCCAGCTTGTCGACGGCGACGCGCTTCAGCGCATCGGCCTTGTAGGTATAGTAGCGCGGGCCGGTGACGCGCGGCAGGGGCTTGGCCTCCTGCTTCACCGTGGCGTTCGGCAGCGAAACGCCGCCGTCCACGCCGGGAAGCGGCTCGCGCACCGGCTCCTTCTTCTTGCCGCCGCGCAGGATGTCCATCAGCGTGATGGCGTTGGCGGGCGCGGCAGGCAGCGTGATGGCGGCGCAGGAAACGGCCAGCGCGGCGGCCAGCACGGCAGTCTTTGTCAGCTTCATATGTCGTAATCCATTCCCGTATGAACCGCCCGTAGCGGTCTCTGGCGGCGCCCGAACCAGCAGGCCGGTAAGTTATAGGAAAGGATGGTGAATGAAAAGGAAACGCCCCTTCCCGCCGCCCTCGCCGAACCTCACGAAACCGTTATGCCGGACCTTGAAAGGCAGGACGCGCGAGCGGGCGTAAAAATTTGAATCGACGCGGATTTTTTGCGTTCGGACAGGTTTCCCCCGCCGCCCCTCGAAAAAATCCACAAAAAATGAGCCGTCGGTTGTGATGGAAAAAGCACAGGCCCGGCGGGGCCGCCGGCGTCCCGGCGAAAGCGCCTTGCCGCGCCTAATCGATTTTAACCGAAAGTCTCGTCCGCCGAGGGGGATTCCGCCCTTGCAACCTTACCTGAGATGGGCCAGAGATTTGCGCGATTTTTCGCGCCGCGCGGCCCTTCCCTGAACGGTCCGCGCTCGCCCGGCCTGCCGCGTCCCATGCGGCGGCATCGCCGGCGGCTGGACGAAGCGCATGGGCTTAAAGCGGGAAGCAAAATGACATCGACGCGCACGGAAACGGATACATTCGGCCCCATCGAAGTGGACAACAGCCGCTATTGGGGCGCACAGGCCCAGCGCTCGCTCGGCAACTTCAAGATCGGCTGGGAAAAGCAGCCGCTGTCCGTCGTCCGCGCCCTCGGCATCGTCAAGCAGGCCGCCGCCCGCGCCAATGCGGAACTCGGCCGCCTCGACCGCAAGCTCGCCGATACGATCGTCGCCGCCGCGCAGGAAGTCATCGACGGCAAGCTCAACGACCATTTCCCGCTCGTCGTCTGGCAGACGGGTTCGGGCACCCAGTCGAACATGAACGCCAACGAGGTCATCTCCAACCGGGCCATCGAAATGCTCGGCGGCGTCATGGGCTCCAAGAAGCCGGTGCATCCGAACGACCACGTCAACATGAGCCAGTCGTCGAACGACACCTATCCGACGGCCATGCACATCGCCTGCGCCGAGCGCATCGTCCATGACCTGCTGCCCGCGCTGAAGCACCTGCACGCCGCGCTCGAAGCCAAGGTGAAGGCCTTCGACCACATCATCAAGATCGGCCGCACGCACACGCAGGACGCGACCCCGCTGACCCTCGGCCAGGAATTCTCCGGCTATGCCGCACAGGTCGCCTCCTCGATCAAGCGCATCGAACTGACGCTGCCGGGCCTTTGCGAACTTGCGCAGGGCGGCACCGCCGTCGGCACAGGCCTCAACGCGCCGGTCGGCTTTGCCGAGAAGGTCGCCAATCACATCGCGAAGATCACCGGCATCGCCTTCACGACCGCGCCGAACAAGTTCGAAGCGCTCGCCGCCCACGACTCCATGGTCTTCTCGCACGGCGCGATCAATGCGGCCGCCGCCGCGCTCTTCAAGATCGCCAACGACATCCGCTTCCTCGGCTCCGGCCCGCGCTCGGGCCTCGGCGAGCTTTCCCTGCCGGAAAACGAGCCCGGTTCG
Protein-coding sequences here:
- a CDS encoding HAD family hydrolase; the protein is MSASLVVFDLDGTLIDTAHDLVASLNHTIGIEGLEPVGFGDLTYLVGHGGLVMIKRAFSLRGREISDEDLQRMLGVFVEHYSKAMPGVSTPYPGLTDAMDRLSGAGYRLAVCTNKLEGLARRLLDGLGLTARFSAITGGDTFAVRKPDAEHLLGTVRLAEADPARTVMIGDSLNDMLVARNAGIPSIGVPFGYSDVPVADLEPSHVIAHFDELTPDLVERLIAR
- the rpiA gene encoding ribose-5-phosphate isomerase RpiA, which gives rise to MDAREMKIKAAEAALTHVEDGMRLGIGTGSTAEEFVRLLAEKVAGGLRVEGVPTSERTARLCVELGVPLKSLDELPELDLTIDGADEVDGKLRLIKGGGGALLREKIVAGASQRMIVIADETKVVETLGAFKLPIEVNPFGLVATRIAIEKVAARLGLSGAIALRMSGADTFMTDGGHYILDASFGRIPDADALASNLNDIPGVVEHGLFINMASLAIIAGPAGARTLTAKE
- the fumC gene encoding class II fumarate hydratase, with the protein product MRRHRRRLDEAHGLKAGSKMTSTRTETDTFGPIEVDNSRYWGAQAQRSLGNFKIGWEKQPLSVVRALGIVKQAAARANAELGRLDRKLADTIVAAAQEVIDGKLNDHFPLVVWQTGSGTQSNMNANEVISNRAIEMLGGVMGSKKPVHPNDHVNMSQSSNDTYPTAMHIACAERIVHDLLPALKHLHAALEAKVKAFDHIIKIGRTHTQDATPLTLGQEFSGYAAQVASSIKRIELTLPGLCELAQGGTAVGTGLNAPVGFAEKVANHIAKITGIAFTTAPNKFEALAAHDSMVFSHGAINAAAAALFKIANDIRFLGSGPRSGLGELSLPENEPGSSIMPGKVNPTQCEALTQVCAQVFGNHASLTFAGSQGHFELNVFNPLMAYNFLQSVQLLSDAAISFTDNCVVGIEAREDNIKAALNRSLMLVTALAPKIGYDNAAKIAKTAHKNGTTLREEAVGGGYVTNEEFDEVVRPEKMIMPG
- a CDS encoding L,D-transpeptidase family protein, with product MKLTKTAVLAAALAVSCAAITLPAAPANAITLMDILRGGKKKEPVREPLPGVDGGVSLPNATVKQEAKPLPRVTGPRYYTYKADALKRVAVDKLADPVVTSSISTDVAPAGDAGIRAAFATVEVRTTPDAAKAVETFYGDYKKLVWIDGTGISEKAKTAIAVLADAASVGLDPWDYAVQIPSDSFDSADMNKRYSELATFEVALSSAVATYIQDAVRGRIDPNRISGYHDFKRKDVNLVGALKNVVLSGNIRNYLESRSPLNDDFRLLKAELAKRRAETGGDDRVVIAEGTLLKPGESNPELANIVKGVVKHGSDALKTDHSVAIATYKGTPEYTPELVALVEAFQKENGLKPDGVVGKASIRKLVGGDSVADKVAKLEVALEQARWLPVDLGARHVFINQPAFMVYYHEDGREKFSMRTVVGSKSNQTYFFEDRVQTVEVNPYWGVPQSIIINEMLPKLRNDPSYLDRMGYEVAVGGRAVPSSSVNWHGSTAGVSVRQPPSGDNALGELKILFPNSHAIYMHDTPSKSFFKKDMRALSHGCVRLAEPRKMAAAVLGISEADVGKEIAAGGNRALPVKADIPIYITYFTAWPNKDGAVEYFDDVYGRDDYMRKAFDATRAARQAQG